Below is a genomic region from Bacillus cereus group sp. RP43.
AAGATAACAAAAGGAGAAAAGCTCGACGTTACAATTACAAGGTCGTTTGGAGAGTACATTGATTGGCAAACAAATCAGGATTTTTCCAAGGATCGTGATTTTTGGATAGAGTCTCTAGAAGGCTATCAGGATAGAGCTATGTTAACAATGGATAGCGGACGTATAAGTGATCGAGAGCAGTCACATCTCGAAATTAAAAGAAAATTACCAAAGGTATTGACTGAAAAATTAAAAGTAGTAGCTGCCGAGAAAAAAACGACGTTAAATACGATGGTGCAAACAGCGTGGGCTATTTTTCTAAACTTTGTAAGTGAAAAAGAGAAGGTGATATTTGGTTCTGTCTTTTCAGGAAGATCTGCACCTGTTGAGGGAATTGAGGAAATGATCGGTATGTTCATCAATACCTTGCCGATGAGTCTAAAGGTTTCAAGTGATAAGAAATTAAGGGAACTTCTTTTAGAGATGCATTCTTTCCAGCTAAGGGTAAGTGCAATTGAAAGCACCCCACTTACAGAAATTAAAGAGTGGATTGGATATAAATCAAAAGAATCTCTGTTTGACACTTGTTTGATCTTTGCCAACTTCCCTAACTTGATTTCTCCCGAGGGTAATCAAGCGTTTTTTGAGAAGGCAACCATTTTCGATGTAGACGTAACCGAACAGACCAACTTTCCTTTAACGCTGTCTATAGCTCCAGGTGAGCGGCTCTCTCTTGATATCAATTACAGCTGTGTAGCGTTTAGCAGTGAAACCATTGAGTGTTATCTACATCTCCTTGAAAACATCTTAACAGAAATGACAGTCTCTCATGAACAGTCTGTGAAGGAGATTCATCAAAAGCTGCAACGTGTCTTGATTAAACACAACCAAGAAATGTTTAATAGGCAAAAAGAGATTAATAGAAATCAGCTTAACGGAAGGATTCGAAAGTCGGTGAATGTTCCAAATTAGGTAAGGAGGATATGTAAAATGGTTAAATCACTAAAAATGGATCGAATAAGAAGAAAGTCTGTTCAAGTGAACCAAGAGTTAACTAAAACAAGGTTACTAGAGGAAGGCAAAAACCTTCCCCTAGTAATTGAACCCAATATGGATGGGGTTAATATCTGTGAGTGGGCCAAAGGGAACCGAGAGGAATTAAATGCTTTACTTTCTAAACATGGCGGTATCTTATTCCGAGGTTTTAAAGTGGAAGATACAAAAGACTTTCACTCATTTATACGCCAGGTATCTGGCGAGTTATTGGAATATAAAGATCATGCTACTCCAAGGAGTGCGGTGCAAAATCAGATTTATACCTCGACCGACTTTGCAGCAGATCAATGGATTGAATTGCATAATGAAATGGCCTACGGTCAAGAATGGCCTATGAAAATATTTTTTTACTGTGATATACCTGCTTTTTCTGGCGGTGAGACACCGATTGCAGATAGTCGCCGCATCTATGAAAGAATGGATCCAACAATCAGGGAGAAGTTTACTGAGAAAGGGGTCATGTATGTAAGAAATTTAGGGCTTTCTCTAGGGATGAAATGGCAAGATGTTTTTCAAACAAATGATAAAGGTCTGGTAGAAGAAATTTGTCAAAAGAATGGGATGAACTATATATGGAAGTCAGATGAGCATCTAAGAATTGAGCAAGTCCGTCCTGCTGTTTCATTACATCCTATTACAGGAGAAAACATTTGGTTTAACCAGATTACAGCTTTTCATATTACGACTTTGGCAAGAGAAATCAGAGAGGAAATACTTCATCAATATGATGAGCAAGACGTTCCTAAAAATTCTTATTATGGGGATGGGACCTCCATTGAACCAGAGGTATTGGATCAAATTAGAAAAGTATATGAGGAAGAAATGGTTACATTCCCTTGGGAAAAGGGAGATATCCTCATGCTTGATAACATGATGACGGCTCATGCGAGAACCCCATACGAAGGAGAACGAAAAATACTAGTCGGCATGACAGAGTCAAATAGCTGGAAAATATAATTTTGGGGGAGTTGTTTGTGAAAACGGTAGAAGGATTTTCTTTATCTAGCCATCAGAAAAGAATTTGGGAATTACAAGATGTCTATAATATCCCGTTTTATAATCATTTAACTTTGAAAATACAAGGGAAACTGTCAATCCCAGATTTAACGGACTGTTTTATTAATACTATCAATCAATATGAAATTTTACGCTCTAGACTTCAAAAAGTGGAAGGAATGGAATACCCGATTCAGGTTATTCTCGAAAAAGCTTACTTTAGTTTTTCATACAACTCAAACCTTCAGGATGAGGAAGAGCTACAAGTTGAAGCTTTGGATATTGTACGTCAAAAGCTCCAAGCCGAAAATGGTGGAACAGTTCATATTAATATAAGTAAAATCAGTGAATACGAACATGAACTAAATATATATGGCCTTAGTCTCAATACGGATTTTATCTCTCTTCAGTTAATTGTTAATCATGCTTTTAAATTATATACCACTAATCAATCGGTAGCAGAAGAGGAAATTATTCAATATGTGGACTTTAGTCAGTGGCAGAATGAGCTTTTGGAAAATGATCGTATTTCCTATAAAACTCAGATAGTGAGAAAAGCCCTTCCTTTTGAAAGGCTAAAGGAATCTTCAACAGAAAGTAATAGACAATCTATTCGAAATTTATTACCTGAAGAGCTGTCGATGAAGATAAGAGAGCTAGCGCAATTATATAATCTTGATGTCCCTACATTCTTTTTTGCAAGTTGGAAGGCCTTCCTATCAAAAGTGGCTTGTCACAATCTTCCGGTAGGTCTAGTAGTAGATGGAAGAAACTATGAAGAATTAAAATTAAGTATAGGTCAATTTGAGAAAGTCATTCCAATTGAAGTTTATGATGCTCAACAAACTTTTATACAATACAATAAGCAAGTCCAAGAGCATCTAACAAAATCTATGGAGAAAGTGGAGTATGTTGACATCTCAACTCTTTTTTCAGGGAGTGAGGATTATATTCCATACCAATTTCGATATCTGGATAACCAAGTAATAGCTCAGCAGGGAGATATTACTCTGACAATGAAGGACTTCAGATCGGAAAATGAAAAGTATAAGCTCTTACTATCGGTACTGTGCACAAATGGAAATTTCGAACTATTCCTTCAATTTGATGGCTCCATGTATCTAATGGACGATGTAGAAAGGTTATTTAGTCAGTTTCTATTTTTCTTGAATCAATGTATAAAAAAACCACATAAAGAATTAATGCATCTTTCTTTTCTTACTAAACAAGAGGAAGAAAGATTAATAGTCAAATTGAACACTGACCGTTACAGCCAACTAGAGTCTCTGCAAAAAAATAATATCCTTGATTATATTGAGGAACAAGCTGAATTAAACGGAGACCTTTTAGCTATCGTTTCGGAAGACAAGTCTATTACTTATCGGGAATTACAGTCAAAGACTAACCAGCTCACTCGCTATTTAAAGCGTTTTTTGGAACCAGAAGACCGTGTTGTCTTGTGTATGCCAAGATCAGCAGAAGCTATCATTTCTATGCTTGCTGTTCTAAAATCAGGAGCTAGTTTTGTTCCGGTTGATAGTAAGTGGCCTATAAATAGGATTCGTTACGCTATTGAAGATAGTGCAGCTAAGATGGTTCTTACTAATAAGCAAAGTATATTGGATGAACTAAAGCAGATTCCAGTCCAGCAAGTTAATCTGAGTAAAGAATGGAAAGTAATCGAGAAGGAAAATGAAAGTTGCCTGCCTTCCGTTTCTCTTTTACCTCAACAATTAGCTTATGTTCTTTATACTTCGGGTTCGACCGGTTTGCCAAAGGGTGTCTGCATCCAACACAACAGCTTACTGAACTACCTCCTATGGTTTGATCAGCAATTTTTAGATAAAGAAATAGAATTGCCTTTCATGGCAGAATTAGGGTTTGATGCGTTCTTAAAACAGGTATTTTACCCTTTGATGAAAGGAAAACGAGTTACTTTATTTTCAGAGGATGAGGTATTGCAGCCACTGACTTTTCTAAATAGATTTTTAAAACATCAATTAAATGCTATAAATTGTGTTCCTTCACTTTGGGCAGCATTTATCGAAGAAATCCGAAAAGATGACCGAGTAATAGAAAGTGTGAAAGCACAATTAAGGCTATTGTTAATTGGTGGAGAGAAGATTAGTAACGAGCTTCTTCAAATGACGTGGAATATTTTCCCGGATTTAGAGGTAGTAAATCTGTATGGACCAACGGAAACGACTTCTAATGCAACATATGCGTATATCAAAAATGAATTGTTTATCCCTATCGGTATTCCTGTCCGTGAGACTCAAACCTATGTATTTGATGAAGAAATGCATACAGTAGCTATTGGTCAAATTGGAGAGCTGTATATCGGTGGAATTGGTGTAGCGCGCGGATACTTTGGTAATTCAGGGATGACAGCGGAGAGGTTTATTCCTAATCCATTTGAATCTGGAGAACGACTTTATAAAACAGGTGACCTTGTACGTCTTATGGCGAACGGCGAACTTGAGTTTATAGGACGCAAAGATGAACAGATAAAAATGAATGGAAAGAGGGTTGACCTCAACGAAATTGAGACAGTTATTCGGAAGCATCCGTCTATAAAAGATACTGTAATTATACCTATGGATGATCAAGGACTTTCCTTATTAGCCTTTTGTGTAGGGGAGATAGTAGAAGAAGACATTAGGGAGTTTACGAAAAAATGGCTTCCGCAATATATGATTCCTACAAAATTCATTCGGTTGAATGAGATTCCCCTAAATAGTAATAGAAAAATTAATCGAGCATCTTTAATTCAGTTTTATGAAAAGTTAGAGGTAGAAAAGTATGTGGCTCCTCGTAATGAATTTGAAGAAGTCATTGTAGGAATCTGGAAAGAAGTATTAAAGAAGAAACAGGTATCAGTAGCGGATAGCTTTTTTGAACTTGGGGGGCACTCTTTAAATGCCACTCAAATAATCTCAAGAATCCGAAAAATTTATGAACTGGAGATACCGGTAAGTTTACTTTTCGAAGCAGAGACAACTGAAAAGCTATGTCAAGGAATAAATAGGTTGTATCCGCAAGAGAGTGATTATATAGATCTAGTTTCTAAGGCTTATTTGGAGGCAGAAAAATTAGCGATGGAAGAAGTAAGTTTTTGAAAGGGGGTTGAAATGTGAGTTTGGATAAAAAGTTAGAGATATTAGAGAGATTAAAAAAAGAAATGGGATTAAAGGCGACTAATAGTATTCCTAAACGAACAAATCAGCAAGAGTACCCACTCTCTTATGCACAAGAAAGAATGTGGTTTGCAAGTGAACTTAACCCAACGAGTGCAGCCTATAATATTCCATTGGCTATTAGAATAGTGGGAAATGTTGATTTAGAAAAACTAAGCCATGCTTTCAACTCTGTCCTTGAAAAGCACGAGGTACTAAGAGCTCAATTTATGAATGAAAGTGGGGTACCAATTCAGCGTATCTTCCCTTTTCAGTCGGTAAATATGAATGTCGTGTCTATGGTGGATAAGTCAGTAGCAGATCGAGAAATAATTGTGAAAGAACTAGTAAATAAAACAGCATCTACTCCTATCAATCTACAATCAGAGCAGTTATTTAATATAACTGTGTTCAAATTGTCTGAGGAAGAACATATTCTGTTGATCGTAATGCATCACATTATTTTTGACGGTTGGTCAACTGGATTGTTGATGAAGGAACTATCTGAAGTGTATCGCACTGGAAAAACTACGGAGGATGATCTCGTTATTCAATATGCAGATTATTCTGCGTGGCAAAAAGAGAAGATGGAAAACGGAGGTTATCAGAGACAGGTGGAGTATTGGAAGAATAAAATTGGTTCTAACCCACCAGATCTCAATCTTCCCTTAGATTATTCAAGGCCTAAAAACCAGATGTTTGAGGGAGATATCTACCGATTTGAATTACCTGGTATTTTGGTAGACGCTGTTAAACAAATGAGTAGGGAGAAAAGAGTATCACCATTTGTCATCCTTTTGTCAGCTTATTACATATTTCTATATAAATACACAGGTCAAAAGGAACTTATTTTAGGTGTACCTGTTTCAAATCGTCAGCATGTTGAAATTGAACCCTTAATAGGATGTATAGCTAATACGATTCCACTCAAAGTGATTATCGGGTCTCAAAAAACAGTAGCTGAATTAATTCAGCAAGTGAATAAAGCAACGCTTGAAGCTCAGGATAATCAAGAACTGCCTTTTGACAAGCTAGTGGACGAATTAAAAATTAATCGTACGTTATCACTCAGTCCAGTTTTTCAATCGATGTTTGTCTATCAGCAGAATCAACAGTCCATTTTAGAACTTGATGACTGTGTATTTATCCCATACGATGTGGAAACTAAAACGAGTAAATTTGATTTATCAGTTTCTATTATGGAAACAGACGAACGAATTGAGGGGTTTTTTGAATACAGCGAGCTATTTGAGCAGACAACGATAGAAAGAATGGTACGTAATTATATTTACATTCTAGAAGAATTAATTTATAAACCGAATGAGTTAGTATCGAAAATAAAAGGAATGATACCAGAAGAGGAGCAGAAAATTATCAGTTCTTCGGAGCCTATGAGCTTTGAAAAAGCAGAATCCATCCATCAACGTTTTGAACAGCAGGTACGTCAATTTCCTGACGCTGTCGCCCTGGTAAGTGAAGGAACGCAGATTACTTACAGTGAATTGGATAAAAGGGCTAATCAGTTAGCTCGATACTTGAGGGGAAATGGAGTGGAAACAGAAACTAAAGTAGCTGTTAAGATGGATCGTTCCAGTCATTTTATCATTAGTATTTTAGCGGTTCTAAAAGCGGGAGGCACATATGTCCCATTGGATCCTGAACAACCGCGTAGCAGAATAGCTTATATAATAGAAGATTCTAGTTGTGAAGTGTTGTTGACCCAAGAAAAATATATAGATGCCCTTTATCCAGGATTAAAATGTACCATTATACAATATGAAGAAAATCAATGGGCGCAGGAGAAAGATGAGGCACTAAATGTTCCAGTTTATCCCGACCAGGTAGCTTACATTATTTATACTTCTGGTTCAACGGGAAAACCAAAAGGCGTCTTGAATACCCATCATAACGTTAGACGTTTATTTGAGAGTTCCGAAAAGCATTTTCAATTTACAGAAAAGGATGCTTGGACATTATTTCACTCCACGGCATTTGATTTTACTGTATGGGAGATATGGGGTGCCCTTTTATACGGCGGTAAGTTGTTTATTATTCCTGCTGAAATGAGACGTAAACCGGAGTTGTTTTGCCGCTTTTTACATGATGAAGGAATTACAGTGTTAAACCAGACACCGTCTGCTTTTAAAGAATTGTTGAATTCCATGGATCAACACAAGTATTCACTTAAGCTGAGATACATTATTTTTGGTGGAGAGGCCTTGCATTTTCAAGATCTTTCGAGGTGGTTTGAGAAGTATGGAGACCAAACCAAGCTTATTAACATGTATGGTATTACCGAAACAACTGTTCATGTTACTTGGCGGGAGGTAAAAAAGGAAGAAATAAAAACAGCTGCCCGAAGTTTGATTGGGAAACCGCTTCAGGATTTGAACATTTATATATTAGATGAGGACTTAAACCCAGTACCTATCGGAGTTCCAGGAGAGATTTATGTAGGTGGAGAGGGACTTGCACGTGGCTATAACGAGCGATACGCCCTTACAGCAGAGCGATTTATTCCGAATCCTTTCTCGGTAAATGGAAATAGGCTGTATAAAACAGGAGATGTCGGAAAATACATTTCTGATGGGGATATCGAGTATGTCGGAAGAATGGACGATCAAGTGAAGATTAAAGGACATCGGATTGAACTGGGGGAAGTAAAAAGTTTTATTGCACAGTACCCAACAGTCAAAGACTGTACGGTTCTAGTCAGAACAAACGAGAAAAAGGAAAATGAATTGGCTGTATTTGTTGTATTCAGTGAAGAAGACGAGTTGAAAAAGCTAAGAAAAAGCCTTCTTTCTAATTTGCCGAAGTACATGTATCCATCACATTTTATAGCGGTTGAAGCTATTCCCGTGACGTCGAACGGTAAAGTAGATAAATCTTTATTGCTGAAGCTTTGTGAAAATACTAGAGTAGGAGAAAAGCGAGAGCCTGAGACGCAAATTGAAAAAGATTTAACAGCAATATGGAAGACAGTACTAAACAATCAGGAAATTTATCTTAATGATAATTTTTTCTCGCTTGGAGGGGACAGTATCCGCAGCTTAAAAATAATTTCTGAAGCTGAGGAAAAAGGATATTTCTTTACTCTTGAGGAGTTATTTCAACATCAAACGATAGAAGATCTTGTACAGCTTCTTGAGCAAAAAGTTTTGCCGACTGAACGTGAGGGCACGTTAAGTCCGTTTGCTTTAGTGCCAGAGGAAGACCGCATTTGGATTAAAGAAGGAGTAGAAGATGCTTATCCTTTAACAAAGGCACAGGAGGGTATGTTCTACCATATGGAACAGTATCCGGAGGAGCCACTCTATCACAATATTGATAGTGTGCTGCTAAAAGGGAAGTTCGATTATGGATTGTTTAGAAACGCTGTTGAGAAAGTGGTAGCTCGTAATGTGATGCTACGTACCTCGTTTGATTTAAAGAATTTTAGAGTGCCAATGCAATTAGTTCATCAGACAGCAAACCTGTTTGTTGGCTATTCGGATATAAGGCATTTAGAGCATAATAAGCAAGAAGAGATTATTGATCAGTACATTCAACAAGAGAAAAAGAATACATTTGATTTAAAAAGTCCAAGTTTACTGAGATTTTTTGTGCATCAGAGGAGCGATGAAACGTTCCAATTTAGTTTAACAGAATGTCACCTCATTTTTGATGGATGGAGTTTGACCTCTACCCTTGCAGAGATTTTTGATGTGTATTTCCAATTACTTGAAGGGAAGTATAAAAAATCTGAAAAGGTATTATCAGTTGACTTTAGGGATTTTGTAAAACTAGAACAAGAGGCCATTCAAAGTGAGGAACATATAGCTTTTTGGAAAAGCTTTTTATTAGATTGCCAAGCTTTACAGCTTCCAATCTATGAATCTAAAAAAGCGTTGGATCAAGCATTTAGGGTCCGTAGAAGAATTGTAGAACTCTCGAATGAAACATCGAGGCAGCTAAAACAAATATCGGCCTCTTACCAAGTTCCGGTTAAAAGTATCTTGCTTGCTGCTCATATAAAAGCTCTTCAGGCGATAACTGGTCAATCGGATGTGGTTACGGGTATGGTTTCAAATGGAAGAATGGAGACAAAAGATGGTGAGAAAGTCAAAGGTTTGTTTATTAATACATTGCCTTTCAGGCAGAGTGTGAGTCCTGGAGAATGGATAGAATTTATTAATAAAACATTTGAAATAGAACAGGATATTCTTCCGTATCGGAGACTACCTTTACCGGAAATTCAACGACACGTAAATCAGTCGACATTATTTGAAACAGCCTTTAATTATGTGTATTTCCATTCCATGGAACCTTTGCTTACATCTAATAAAATAGAATTTTTAGGTTTCAATCGGAATTCTGCAAATGATACACACTTTAAGTTAATGGCGACGTTCTCAAATCATCCGCCGGATTACGAAATTAGATTGACGCTGTCTTATGATGAGGGAACATTTACAGAAGAACAAATGGATATCATCGTGGATATTTATCATAATATTTTGAAATCAGTAACTGATAATCCATTGGCTAGTCATGATGATCAGTCTTATTTACCGGAACAGGTTTACACGCAATTGGTTCATAAATGGAATAATCATCGTGAATCCTTCTTAGATGAGTCCTTGTTGCTACATGAACTAATTGAAAAAGAAGCAGAGAAATCTCCAAATTCAATCGCTCTCATTGAGGGATCAAACAAAATAACGTATGAATCCTTGAATAAGGAAGCAGAAAAAGTAGCAAGTTTCCTTAGGAGAGAAAGAATAAATGGTGATTTTGTCGGTATCTATATGGACCGTTCAGCTGAAATGATAATTGGATTACTTGGAATTCTTAAAGCAGGGTGTGCTTATGTACCTCTAGATACTTCTTACCCTTCAGAAAGAATTCAATTTATGATCAGAGACTCAAAAGTGGAATGCATTTTAACCTCTAAAGAGCAATATTATGACCTTGATGACCTTTGTGAAAATCGTTATGTAGTAAAGGAGATTTTAGATACTGGCTCAGTAGAAATTGATAGAATTCGAGAAAAATCTGCAGACCAGCTTGCTTATATGATCTATACATCAGGGTCCACCGGCAGGCCGAAAGGCGTGATGGTTCCACATAAAGGAGTAGTAAATCGTATTCTTTGGATGAAAAATTACTATGGAAAAATTAAGAATGAGCACGGTTTGCATAAAACACCGCTAAGTTTTGATTATTCCGTGTTTGAAATTTTTAGTGCTTTGTGTACAGGTGCTTCACTGGTGATTGCGAAGCCGGAAGGACATAAAGATAGCTACTATCTTGCCGACCTTATCAAGCAACATGATATCACGACTCTTTATTTTGTACCAACTATGCTTCAGGAGTTCTTAAATGTATCCGGTGTGGATTCGTGCACATCGATTCAGAGAGTGATGTGCAGTGGTGAACCTCTTACATCTCAAATTAAGGAGAAGTTTTTCGCTCTTTTTAGTGGAGAGCTTTATAACCAGTATGGTCCAACGGAAGCATCAGTTGAGGTCACTTCTTATAGGTGTGAAAGCCGGGAATCCAATGTTCGAATTGGAAGGCCTATGGCGAACACAGAAATTTATATTTTAAATGAGGACCTCCAGCCTGCTGGAATTGAGGTAGTGGGAGAACTCTATATTGGGGGAACAGGACTAGCAACAGCATACCATGGAAATGCGAGTTTAACCGCCAAGCACTTCATCCCAAATCCTTTTTCTAAAGTAGAAGGGGCCCGTTTATATAAAACAGGAGACTTGGCAAAATTTAACTCAGAAGGTGAAATTCAATACATTGGTAGAAAAGACAGTCAAATTAAAATGAGAGGCATCCGGGTTGAATTAAGAGAAATTGAGTCTGCTATTCGGGAGAATCCTCAGCTTAAAGATGGGATTGTTATCTATAAAAAAGATGAAAAAACGCCTCAAGGTTTGCTTGTAGGCTATGTGATTCCAGAACACGGGACTCTATTAACAGAGAAAGAGGTAAAGAATCTTTTGAGGGAGCGCCTGCCGAGGTTCATGATACCGGAGTTCATTGTGCTAATGCAAGAATTCCCTGTTAGTCCAAATGGTAAGCTTGATAAAAAAGCTTTACCTGAACCGAGATTCACTCGAGAGAGAATGCAAAGTGCATACGTACCGCCAGTGACAACTTTGGAGAAAAAGGTCGCGAGGATTTATCAGGATGTCCTTAACTTGGATCGAGTAGGAATAGATGATGACTTTTTTGACTTGGGCGGGGATTCGCTTTCCGCTGTACATCTAATGAACAGAATTGAAAAAGTACTTGGACAGAAGGTTTCATTGGATGTCATTTACGACAAACCAACCATTAAACTTATTCTGGACTATATTAGTGAAGAACCAGGCATGGAGGCTGTGCTTTTCAAGAAGAATCGAGAGTGATATCAAGCTTTTTTCCATAGAAAATCGAGAGTTTTCTCACTGGTTACAGGTAACGAAGGGACAAGTTAATATTAAAACTTTTCCAAAAAATAAGAGAGCTAGCTCTTTTCTCATCTGTTCATTATGAGGCCATAAGAGAAAAAATCGCCGAAATAAATAATACTGAAGAGGGATTGATGAGGTGACATGAAAATCTTTGAATTTTTGTTTAAGAGCTCCAAGACAAATGTTATTTTTGCCATTATGGCAGGGATTATTAGTGGAGCATGTAGCACTGCTGTGATTGCAATGATTAACTATATTTTGAACCTGGATAATTCAAGAACTTACCAAACAATTTTAGCGTTTGTCGGGCTTTGTTTAATGACGCTTCTGAGCAGCTTGTTATCAGGATATCTTCTCATTCGTCTCGCACAAGGGTCCATTATCCAGTTAAGGTTAGATCTCAGCAAGAGAATTTTATCTACTCCATTGAGAAAGTTGGAAGAACAGGGTGCTCCACGTTTACTGGCTGTTTTGACGGACGATGTAATGTCTATTATGAATGCCATCACGGTGAGTCCTATGCTCATTATTAACCTTGTTATCGTTTTAGGCTGTTTAGGATACATGAGTTATCTTTCGCTTCCTGTCTTGGGGATTGGGCTCGCTTTTATGATGATTGCCTTTCTAACCTATCAACTATTGATGAAATTTGCTAACAAACATTTGCTTAACGCTAGAGAGAAGCAAGATGAGCTATTTGGACATTTTAATGCTTTGACCAGAGGAACAAAGGAATTGAAGACCAACAGTAGGAGAAGGAAAGCTTTTTTTGATAACCAACTAAATCCGACTGTACGGGGATTGTATCAAAGTACTGTCAAAGGAATGACGATTTATACATTTGCTGGGAATTGGGGCCAGCTACTATTCCTTTTCTTTATTGGAATTGTCCTTTTTCTGGGTCCGACAATGAGTATGGTGAATTCTAAGATATTGGTAGGATATACATTGGCAATTTTATACATGATAACCCCACTGGTCACTATCTTGAATATTCTACCGAGCTTTGGAAGAGCCAATATCTCACTGAAAAAGATAGATAGTATTGGGCTGTCTTTAGCTGAGAATGAATTAAATGAAGAAGAATCATATGAAACTCGTTTTCAAAAGCTAGAATTTCAGCAACTTACACATCAATATTATCGGGAAAAAGAGGATCTTAATTTTACACTTTCTATTGATAACCTAGTCTTTAAGCCAGGGGAACTGATTTTTTTAGTAGGTGGAAATGGAAGTGGTAAAACGACTATGGCCAAAATGTTAACAGGATTATACCCTCCAGACAGTGGAGTTATCTTATTAGACGGTAAGGAAATAAATAGCAGTAATTTGGATCAATATCGACAACTATTTTCCATTGTATTCAGTGACTTTTATCTATTCGATAATCTTCTAGGGATTGAAGAGTCCAAACAGGAAGCGGAGGCTAAACAGTATCTGGAACTATTGCAGCTTAACCACAAAGTCAAATTGGAAGATGGGAAATTTTCTACTACGGACTTGTCACAGGGGCAAAGGAAAAGGCTTGCTCTCTTAACTGCTTATTTAGAAGACCGACCTTTTTATGTGTTTGATGAATGGGCAGCAGATCAAGATCCAATCTTTAAAGAGATTTTTTATACCAAGTTACTACCTGATTTAAAAAAGAGAGGGAAAACAGTTCTTGTTATCTCGCATGATGATCAATATTTCCATCTAGCTGAAAGGGTTATAAAAGTGGATTATGGTCGTATTGCTAGTGATATTAGAAGAGTGGAGGTTCCTTCACAAACGAAAGAACTAGTTAGAGAACATTAAAGATAAAATAGAACCTTTAAAGGAGGTGAGAATATGAGTCAAGATAAGCTTCTATACAAAGTAGTTTTTAATCATGAGGAGCAGTATTCCATTTGGCCTGCACACAAGGAGGTACCAGCCGGATGGAATGAAGAGGGAACCATTGGTGAAAAAGAAGAATGCCTTCAACAAATTGATAAAATTTGGACTGATATGAGACCTCTAAGTTTACGACAACAGCTTTCTCTACAGTAAGCTAATGTTAAGAATATGATAGTTGATTATATGG
It encodes:
- a CDS encoding MbtH family NRPS accessory protein → MSQDKLLYKVVFNHEEQYSIWPAHKEVPAGWNEEGTIGEKEECLQQIDKIWTDMRPLSLRQQLSLQ
- a CDS encoding cyclic peptide export ABC transporter, with the translated sequence MKIFEFLFKSSKTNVIFAIMAGIISGACSTAVIAMINYILNLDNSRTYQTILAFVGLCLMTLLSSLLSGYLLIRLAQGSIIQLRLDLSKRILSTPLRKLEEQGAPRLLAVLTDDVMSIMNAITVSPMLIINLVIVLGCLGYMSYLSLPVLGIGLAFMMIAFLTYQLLMKFANKHLLNAREKQDELFGHFNALTRGTKELKTNSRRRKAFFDNQLNPTVRGLYQSTVKGMTIYTFAGNWGQLLFLFFIGIVLFLGPTMSMVNSKILVGYTLAILYMITPLVTILNILPSFGRANISLKKIDSIGLSLAENELNEEESYETRFQKLEFQQLTHQYYREKEDLNFTLSIDNLVFKPGELIFLVGGNGSGKTTMAKMLTGLYPPDSGVILLDGKEINSSNLDQYRQLFSIVFSDFYLFDNLLGIEESKQEAEAKQYLELLQLNHKVKLEDGKFSTTDLSQGQRKRLALLTAYLEDRPFYVFDEWAADQDPIFKEIFYTKLLPDLKKRGKTVLVISHDDQYFHLAERVIKVDYGRIASDIRRVEVPSQTKELVREH